In one window of Methanoculleus chikugoensis DNA:
- the cbiG gene encoding cobalt-precorrin 5A hydrolase, with protein MTGTVVIALERFLPEARRIADALGAEVLPFGPDAFRAAFSGYDRIVALMSAGIAVRGIAPLLTDKWRDPAVVVVGPDLRYAVPVVGGHHGGNDLARELAALGIEPVITTATETRGRESVEGIAVRTGCDVVNRDSTRAVNAAMLDADVPLYAVTGPGIVVAGPGVSLLVRKGEYVVGVGCRRGIGAAGVTAAVRQALGVAGIAPGEVLVYATTAKKRTEAGLIDAVADLGGNLVFLDDATLNAEEAPSPSRASLIGLAGVAEPAALAIAKRKELVLVKQTYGGVTVAIAR; from the coding sequence ATGACCGGGACTGTCGTGATCGCCCTCGAGCGGTTCCTCCCCGAAGCCCGCCGGATCGCGGACGCTCTTGGTGCCGAAGTCCTTCCTTTCGGCCCGGACGCTTTCCGGGCGGCGTTTTCCGGCTACGACCGGATCGTCGCCCTGATGTCGGCCGGGATCGCCGTCCGGGGGATCGCGCCCCTCCTCACCGATAAGTGGCGCGACCCGGCGGTGGTGGTGGTCGGGCCGGATCTCCGCTACGCCGTCCCGGTCGTCGGCGGACACCACGGCGGAAACGACCTTGCCCGGGAACTTGCCGCTCTCGGGATCGAGCCAGTGATCACAACCGCGACCGAGACCCGGGGTCGGGAGTCGGTCGAGGGGATCGCCGTCCGCACTGGCTGCGATGTCGTGAACCGCGACTCCACCCGGGCGGTGAACGCCGCGATGCTTGACGCCGACGTGCCCCTCTACGCCGTCACCGGCCCCGGGATCGTCGTCGCGGGCCCGGGTGTCTCCCTCCTCGTCCGGAAGGGCGAGTACGTCGTCGGCGTCGGGTGCCGGAGGGGCATCGGCGCGGCCGGGGTGACGGCTGCCGTCCGGCAGGCGCTCGGAGTTGCGGGGATCGCGCCCGGTGAGGTGCTCGTCTACGCGACGACCGCAAAGAAGCGCACGGAAGCGGGGCTCATCGATGCCGTCGCGGATCTCGGCGGCAACCTTGTCTTCTTAGATGATGCTACGTTGAACGCAGAGGAGGCGCCGTCGCCCTCGCGTGCCTCCCTCATAGGGCTCGCCGGGGTCGCGGAACCCGCGGCTCTCGCGATCGCGAAGCGAAAAGAACTGGTTCTTGTCAAACAGACGTATGGTGGTGTCACGGTTGCAATCGCACGATAG
- the cobJ gene encoding precorrin-3B C(17)-methyltransferase — protein sequence MVVSRLQSHDSGGRLYIVGTGPGDLLQMTPRALKALGEADCVIGNGFYLDLVEPMLAGKEVVRSSMGKEVDRASRALDLARDRVVAMVSGGDAGVYGMASIVLEVAERSGSTVAVEVVPGITAAVSAAARLGSPLSGDYVTMSLSDLLTPWEEIERRLDLAFRMRVPVVLYNPRSRGRPHNLDAAVAIARRHLPETTPVGVIKNAYRKGEERLITALGEFDDHFAFVDMHSIVFIGGEETRIWRDEHGARGIITPRGYHRKYVY from the coding sequence ATGGTGGTGTCACGGTTGCAATCGCACGATAGCGGAGGAAGACTCTACATCGTCGGCACCGGTCCCGGCGACCTGCTGCAGATGACGCCCCGCGCCTTAAAAGCCCTCGGCGAGGCAGACTGCGTCATCGGAAACGGGTTCTACCTCGATCTCGTCGAGCCGATGCTCGCCGGAAAAGAGGTCGTCCGGAGCAGCATGGGCAAGGAGGTCGACCGGGCTTCACGCGCGCTCGACCTCGCACGCGACCGTGTCGTCGCGATGGTGAGCGGCGGGGACGCCGGGGTCTACGGGATGGCGAGCATCGTGCTCGAGGTGGCGGAACGGTCGGGCTCGACGGTCGCGGTCGAGGTCGTCCCCGGGATTACGGCCGCGGTCTCGGCGGCGGCACGGCTCGGTTCACCGCTCTCGGGCGACTACGTCACGATGAGCCTCTCGGATCTCCTGACCCCCTGGGAGGAGATCGAGCGGAGGCTCGATCTCGCGTTCCGGATGCGGGTACCAGTCGTCCTCTATAACCCGAGATCACGGGGGAGGCCGCACAACCTTGATGCGGCGGTCGCGATCGCCCGGCGCCACCTCCCGGAGACGACGCCGGTCGGGGTGATCAAAAACGCCTACCGGAAAGGAGAGGAACGGCTGATCACGGCGCTTGGGGAGTTTGACGACCACTTCGCCTTCGTGGACATGCATTCGATCGTTTTTATCGGCGGAGAAGAGACGAGGATCTGGAGGGATGAGCATGGTGCGAGAGGAATCATCACGCCCCGGGGATATCACCGGAAGTACGTATACTGA